A portion of the Melitaea cinxia chromosome 1, ilMelCinx1.1, whole genome shotgun sequence genome contains these proteins:
- the LOC123656623 gene encoding PAS domain-containing serine/threonine-protein kinase, with amino-acid sequence MYVSMTNVNTDLLFCDDNGLITEVGKLQWWGYVGLMVKSRQRHDDRLVSAPRELADFTPVKPRLGKFLDFYSPEHLNLTPKHVSDLHFYRLIVSLLLTLTVKTQQKFSNVWSNCSFEGNQSFPRLSRRLRPIKMDLETPTKVKQAVDLVRVDGPNGLRFNTSLATGEVVGSPAQSQTDRLQQSINTTKAVFTIEPNSSKILIVNNKACSLLGYSSGELCDLRFTDLLRKRSSKTFKLHDAGDADISEDGTIILLSGKVVELVSKDGGSVQVSLWIRQLENDGPCLVVAEPVICKNVVLTIDADTGIILSCDGDDAGMLFQAESSEKLIGLPVASLIPSIQIPAYDAPIPKNVSKQKVTGRTLDGGSFPLCLWISKPNTIDSASWSSVKTTKEKPMFIVNVRVTYNVSGLLVVDESGIITACNQHFAMLTFGKPHSEVIGHHIENVIQNFCRESDLVKVKDRNRNMTLSVNNEDNDSASDTEDDSCEAFNGSQKSACMSLNVQQSILSTTREKSSSALCLDKSYSMVTHTPTPTQDMVSSISTTEQRNDTSALPDVTSGMSGISIDDENYCQSSISKSRSENILRSEQSNQVKQTPSKQIEKSDSIYYTSQHSQEVTPTGNSRVRLNDTSLRLSFDSSKYKSMKANVGQGKEDRSSISLDFCDSNETSADFLTPINEMPPPGCEIEDLPKHNGNDESIDSLSNDNDLETQTESAPRKKYKDDPSETPCVNKRVLRTLITTSTPQHTRNSKSEQDVDCGYKDGMYRGVVLHKDGTELGAVYTVSSMQLGTGQRVRCVWLRVRAADAPLELAPRHATLASSLASTADNSLVLGNKSASSRPQSMSLVSQCGEEQIAGEYNKNYATLKQIGKGAYGCVKMAYRRADRLLCVSKFILKEKVGAAFWSDAPDGRRVPLELSLLLTLDHPNIVSVIDWYENEKYFQMVMEKHGAGMDLFEFIERRPRLDEPLLSYIFRQIGQAVEYLHSLNILHRDIKDENVIIDNKFHVKLIDFGSATFMSKDTLFSTFYGTTEYCSPEVLAGNKYAGPELEMWSMGITLYVLTFFVNPFSDIEDTIQGPLTFPQVVSEELEHLLRWMLCKEPLARCSVPQLMAHAWLRQPVALDHYVFQDVVDCDRHEANPEMYFSGSLGSPRSASPVSLADPLAKERSLPSSQVARSDKLVSHEPKRGSVVLHALSAERDAHSDNYSLRSSADILDISSKPVSEAALTDISSDATGHAACDIDYDCDQYECDSWDECEQDSFS; translated from the exons ATGTACGTCTCGATGACAAATGTCAATACGGAcctattattttgtgacgacaACGGTCTTATTACAGAGGTCGGGAAACTACAGTGGTGGGGATACGTTGGCTTAATGGTTAAAAgccgccagaggcatgacgATCGCCTAGT TAGTGCTCCGAGAGAATTAGCCGATTTTACGCCTGTAAAACCTAGACTGGGAAAATTTTTAGACTTTTATTCGCCAGAACATCTAAACTTGACGCCAAAACATGTAAGCGACCTACACTTCTATCGTTTAATTgttagtttattgttaactCT aactGTCAAGACACAGCAAAAGTTTAGCAATGTTTGGAGCAACTGTTCCTTTGAAGGTAATCAAAGCTTCCCGCGTCTAAGCAGGAGATTGAGGCCTATCAAGATGGATCTTGAAACTCCTACAAAAGTAAAACAAGCTGTGGATTTAGTAAGAG ttGATGGCCCAAATGGATTACGTTTTAATACATCTCTTGCAACTGGTGAAGTGGTGGGTTCTCCAGCTCAGTCCCAAACTGATCGTCTACAGCAGTCCATTAACACAACTAAAGCTGTGTTCACCATCGAACCAAATTCATCAAAA ATTCTCATAGTCAATAATAAGGCTTGTTCTCTCCTCGGCTATTCATCTGGAGAACTATGTGATCTTCGTTTCACGGATCTCTTGAGAAAGAGAAGCAGTAAAACATTTAAGCTACATGACGCAGGAGATGCAGATATTTCTGAAGATGGCACTATTATTTTACTAAGTGGAAAA GTTGTTGAACTCGTGTCAAAAGATGGTGGGTCTGTGCAAGTTTCTCTATGGATAAGACAATTGGAAAACGATGGACCCTGCTTAGTTGTTGCTGAGCCagttatatgtaaaaatgttgTT TTGACAATTGACGCAGATACAGGTATAATACTGTCTTGTGACGGAGATGATGCAGGTATGTTATTCCAAGCTGAGTCATCTGAAAAACTGATTGGTTTACCTGTGGCTTCACTCATACCATCTATACAAATACCTGCCTACGATGCTCCCATACCGAAGAATGTTTCTAAGCAGAAAGTCACTG GGAGAACTCTGGATGGAGGATCATTTCCTCTCTGTCTCTGGATATCGAAACCAAATACTATAGATTCGGCATCATGGTCTTCAGTAAAGACTACTAAAGAAAAACCAATGTTTATAGTAAATGTTAGG GTAACCTACAATGTAAGCGGTCTCCTAGTAGTTGATGAGAGTGGTATCATCACAGCTTGTAACCAACACTTCGCAATGCTGACCTTCGGCAAACCACACTCAGAAGTCATCGGTCATCATATTGAGAATGTCATACAGAATTTCTGCCGAGAGTCTGACCTTGTGAAGGTAAAGGACAGAAACCGAAATATGACCCTATCTGTTAATAACGAGGATAACGATTCAG CTTCTGACACTGAAGATGATTCCTGTGAGGCATTTAACGGCAGTCAAAAGTCAGCCTGTATGTCTCTAAACGTGCAACAGTCCATACTGTCGACAACTCGAGAAAAATCTTCGAGCGCTCTCTGTCTTGACAAATCCTACAGCATGGTCACCCATACTCCCACACCTACCCAAGACATGGTCTCCAGTATCAGCACCACGGAACAAAGGAATGATACGTCCGCCTTACCGGACGTCACATCCGGAATGTCTGGCATATCCATAGACGATGAGAACTACTGTCAGAGCAGTATATCGAAATCTCGCTCAGAAAATATACTTCGTTCGGAACAATCTAATCAAGTAAAGCAAACGCCGTCTAAGCAAATCGAAAAATCAGACTCGATTTACTACACGTCTCAGCATTCCCAAGAGGTCACGCCAACTGGTAATTCTCGAGTTCGGTTAAACGATACATCGCTGAGACTTTCTTTCGATTCAAGTAAATATAAATCGATGAAAGCTAATGTAGGACAAGGAAAGGAGGACAGGAGTAGTATATCGTTAGATTTTTGTGACTCTAATGAAACAAGTGCCGATTTTCTTACACCTATTAACGAGATGCCGCCACCGGGCTGTGAAATAGAAGATCTGCCGAAACATAACGGAAATGATGAAAGCATCGATAGCTTGagtaatgataatgatttgGAAACTCAGACTGAATCAGCGCCGAGAAAGAAATATAAGG ACGATCCTTCCGAAACCCCGTGTGTCAACAAACGTGTACTGCGCACACTCATAACTACGTCTACGCCGCAACATACACGCAACAGCAAGTCTGAGCAAGATGTCGACTGCGGGTACAAAGACGGCATGTATAGGGGTGTCGTGTTACACAAAGATGGAACAGAGCTTG GTGCGGTGTACACGGTGTCGAGCATGCAGCTGGGCACGGGCCAGCGCGTGCGCTGCGTGTGGCTGCGCGTGCGCGCCGCCGACGCGCCGCTGGAGCTGGCGCCGCGCCACGCCACGCTCGCCTCCAGCCTCGCCTCCACCGCCGACAACTCGCTCGTGCTC GGTAACAAATCAGCAAGCAGTAGACCACAGTCTATGTCTTTAGTAAGCCAGTGTGGAGAAGAACAAATTGCAGGAGAATATAACAAGAATTATGCTACTCTTAAACAAATAg GCAAAGGCGCATACGGTTGCGTGAAGATGGCGTACCGACGCGCGGACCGGCTGCTGTGCGTCTCCAAGTTCATCCTCAAGGAGAAGGTGGGCGCCGCCTTCTGGAGCGACGCGCCCGACGGCCGCCGCGTGCCGCTCGAGCTCAGCCTGCTGCTCACGCTCGACCACCCCAACATC GTAAGCGTAATCGACTGGTACGAAAACGAAAAGTACTTTCAAATGGTGATGGAAAAACACGGAGCTGGAATGGATCTATTCGAGTTCATTGAACGTCGACCGCGACTCGATGAGCCGTTACTGAGCTACATATTTAGacag ATAGGTCAAGCTGTGGAATACTTACATTCCCTCAATATCCTTCATCGTGATATAAAGGATGAGAATGTGATAATAGACAACAAATTCCATGTGAAACTGATCGATTTCGGCTCAGCTACTTTCATGAGCAAGGATACGCTTTTCTCGACCTTCTATGGAACTACTGAGTACTGCAGTCCTGAGGTGTTGGCGGGAAACAA ATATGCAGGCCCTGAATTAGAGATGTGGTCGATGGGCATAACACTGTATGTCTTAACATTCTTTGTTAACCCATTCTCAGACATCGAAGACACTATTCAGGGACCGCTCACCTTCCCACAAGTTGTCTCTGAAG AGCTGGAGCACCTGCTGCGCTGGATGCTGTGCAAGGAGCCGCTGGCGCGCTGCTCCGTGCCGCAGCTCATGGCGCACGCCTGGCTGCGCCAGCCCGTCGCCCTCGACCACTACGTGTTCCAGGACGTCGTCGACTGCG ATCGCCACGAAGCAAATCCTGAAATGTATTTTAGTGGCAGCTTGGGCTCCCCGCGCTCTGCGTCGCCTGTATCTCTTGCCGACCCTCTAGCTAAAg AACGTTCGCTGCCATCATCGCAAGTGGCGCGGTCAGACAAGCTAGTGTCGCACGAGCCCAAGCGCGGCTCCGTAGTGCTGCATGCACTGTCCGCCGAGCGCGACGCGCATTCCGACAACTACAGCCTGCGCTCCTCTGCTGAC ATACTAGATATATCGTCAAAGCCGGTGTCAGAAGCGGCTCTAACCGACATTAGTTCGGACGCGACCGGTCACGCTGCTTGCGACATCGATTATGACTGCGACCAATACGAGTGCGATAGCTGGGACGAGTGCGAGCAAGACAGCTTCTCTTAA